The Mercurialis annua linkage group LG2, ddMerAnnu1.2, whole genome shotgun sequence genome contains a region encoding:
- the LOC126668961 gene encoding probable acyl-CoA dehydrogenase IBR3 codes for MAILTSELLKPVQAAHEFDRDALFRYISVNVADFPASPSTFSVKQFGHGQSNPTFLVEAGNGGDAVKRYVLRKKPPGELLKSAHAVDREYTVLKALGEHTRVPVPKVYCFCADASVIGTSFYIMEYLDGRIFVDPKLPGVAPQRRRAIYIETARVLAAMHSANVDAIGLGRYGRRDKYCTRQVERWGEQYIASTGEGKSPRYAKMLKLTDWLQQNIPSEDSLGASAGLVHGDFRIDNVVFHPVEDRVIGILDWELSTLGNQMSDVAYSCMAYLVDINLDHPQLGTGFQFTGIPEGIPSQAEYLAEYCFASGKAWPAKEWKFYVAFAMFRGASIYAGVHSRWIMGNATGGERARNAGNLANGLIDFAWDFISRQSVLPDQPPSAPIVHNYTTQSGREKEFQGLPEENGRFIPSKKVLELRKKLIKFMEEHIYPLENEFYKLAQSSSRWTVHPEEEKLKELAKGEGLWNLFIPLDSAERARKLIFEGNNSALSNNPHDQLLGAGLSNLEYGYLCEIMGRSVWAPQVFNCGAPDTGNMEVLLRYGNKEQQLEWLIPLLEGKIRSGFAMTEPQVASSDATNIECSIRRQGDSYIINGKKWWTSGAMDPRCRVLIVMGKTDFNAAQHKQQSMILVDTQTPGVHIKRPLMVFGFDDAPHGHAEISFENVCVPAKNILLGEGRGFEIAQGRLGPGRLHHCMRLIGAAERGMQLMVQRALTRRAFGKLIADHGSFRSDIAKCRVELEKTRLLVLEAADQLDRVGNKKARGILAMAKVAAPKMALEVLDMAMQVHGAAGVSSDTVLAHLWATARTLRIADGPDEVHLGTIAKLELQRAKL; via the exons ATGGCGATTCTCACATCGGAATTATTAAAACCAGTTCAGGCAGCTCACGAATTTGACCGCGACGCCTTATTCCGTTACATCTCCGTCAACGTCGCTGATTTTCCGGCTTCTCCTTCTACCTTCTCCGTTAAACAG TTTGGACATGGACAATCAAATCCTACGTTTCTGGTGGAAGCTGGAAACGGAGGAGATGCTGTTAAACGGTACGTTTTGAGGAAGAAACCGCCCGGTGAATTGCTTAAATCAGCTCATGCTGTTGATAGAGAGTACACG GTTCTGAAGGCGCTAGGTGAGCATACACGAGTTCCGGTTCCAAAAGTGTACTGTTTCTGCGCAGATGCGAGTGTTATCGGAACTTCGTTTTACATTATGGAGTATTTGGATGGACGGATTTTTGTTGATCCTAAGTTACCG GGAGTAGCACCTCAAAGGAGGAGGGCCATTTATATAGAAACTGCAAGAGTGTTGGCTGCAATGCATTCTGCTAATGTAGATGCTATTGGTTTGGGGAGATATGGACGCAGAGATAAATATTGTACACGACAG gtagAGCGGTGGGGCGAACAATACATTGCATCGACTGGTGAGGGTAAATCTCCTCGATATGCAAAGATGTTGAAACTCACTGATTGGTTACAACAAAACATTCCTTCTGAAGATTCTCTGGGAGCATCAGCAGGCTTAGTTCATGGAGATTTCCGTATTGATAATGTTGTATTTCATCCCGTGGAG GATCGGGTGATTGGTATTCTTGACTGGGAACTATCCACACTTGGTAACCAAATGAGTGATGTTGCATACAGCTGTATG GCTTATCTTGTGGATATTAACCTTGACCACCCACAACTAGGCACAGGCTTCCAATTTACTGGAATTCCTGAAGGAATTCCTTCACAAGCAGAATATCTGGCAGAATACTGCTTTGCATCT GGAAAAGCGTGGCCAGCCAAAGAGTGGAAGTTCTATGTTGCCTTTGCCATGTTTCGTGGGGCATCTATTTATGCAGGAGTGCATAGTCGATGGATTATG GGTAACGCTACAGGCGGTGAGCGTGCCCGAAATGCAGGAAATTTAGCTAACGGTCTAATAGATTTTGCATGGGATTTTATCTCAAGACAATCTGTCCTTCCAGATCAGCCCCCATCAG CTCCAATTGTACATAATTACACAACACAGTCTGGCAGGGAGAAAGAGTTTCAGGGCCTTCCAGAAGAAAATGGGAGGTTTATTCCCAGCAAAAAGGTGCTAGAACTGAGGAAAAAATTGATCAAGTTTATGGAAGAACACATTTATCCTTTGGAAAATGAGTTCTATAAGCTTGCTCAGTCTTCTTCACGTTGGACAGTGCATCCAGAAGAGGAAAAGTTGAAGGAACTAGCAAAGGGCGAAGGACTTTGGAATTTATTTATACCT TTAGATAGTGCTGAAAGAGCAAGAAAACTTATCTTTGAGGGAAATAACTCTGCTCTCTCTAATAATCCGCATGATCAATTGCTTGGTGCGGGACTCTCAAACCTTGAATATGGATACCTTTGTGAGATTATGGGCCGTTCTGTTTGGGCTCCACAGGTGTTCAATTGTGGTGCACCTGACACAGGAAATATGGAG GTATTGCTGAGATATGGGAACAAAGAACAACAACTAGAATGGCTCATTCCACTTCTTGAAGGAAAGATCCGTTCTGGATTTGCAATGACAGAGCCACAAGTTGCATCTTCCGATGCTACAAATATTGAGTGCTCTATTAGAAG GCAAGGGGATTCATATATCATTAATGGGAAAAAGTGGTGGACAAGTGGAGCCATGGATCCAAGGTGTAGAGTTCTCATAGTGATG GGTAAAACTGACTTCAATGCCGCTCAACATAAACAACAATCCATGATCTTAGTGGATACTCAAACTCCAGGTGTACACATAAAAAGACCACTAATGGTCTTTGGTTTTGATGATGCGCCTCACGGTCATGCTGAAATttcatttgaaaacgtttgtgtACCTGCAAAGAATATTCTTCTGGGAGAAGGGCGTGGATTTGAGATCGCCCAG GGTAGACTGGGTCCGGGAAGATTGCACCACTGCATGAGATTGATCGGTGCTGCTGAGCGCGGAATGCAATTGATGGTTCAGAGGGCTTTAACTAGAAGAGCATTTGGGAAATTGATTGCTGATCACGGTTCATTCCGTTCGGATATTGCCAAG TGCCGCGTGGAGCTGGAGAAAACCAGATTGCTGGTGTTGGAGGCAGCGGACCAGCTCGATAGGGTTGGGAACAAAAAAGCCCGAGGAATACTTGCAATGGCCAAG GTAGCAGCTCCAAAAATGGCGCTCGAGGTGCTTGACATGGCAATGCAAGTACATGGTGCAGCTGGTGTATCATCGGACACCGTTTTGGCCCATCTTTGGGCTACAGCAAGGACTCTAAGAATTGCAGATGGCCCTGATGAAGTCCACTTGGGTACCATCGCCAAGTTAGAATTGCAGAGAGCTAAGCTTTGA
- the LOC126669038 gene encoding putative pectinesterase/pectinesterase inhibitor 28, producing MTFGYNNSSAADGAAKKKKFAIIGVSSIILVAMVVAVAFGVNAGKEKTVASSTPSSDISTSSKSIESVCQSTDYPQTCQDSLKKVAGNTSDPHQLVQAGFQAAIESLKVAIDNSTTLKEVAKDPMAKKALDNCKVLMNTAITDLETSFKQVGDFEISKINEYVANLKIWLSATITYQQTCLDGFENTTGPAGQKMKDILTISSQLTSNGLAMVGGLSSVLQNLDLGFSGRRLLEQGGDDFPAWLSPARKRLLAQTPATLKPNIIVAKDATGQFKTIADAIKTIPINSPTTFVVYVKAGVYNESVTIARTMTNILLIGDGPTKTKITGNLNFAAGVPALNTATVSINGNNFMAKDIGFENTAGPEGHQAVALIVESDMSVFYNCQIDGFQSTLYAHTYRQFYRDCSISGTIDIITGDAAAVFQNCKLVVRKPEDDQSCFITAQARNNTRQPTGFVLQNCTISGDKDYLPVKDVSPAFLGRPVKEFSRTVVMQSQLDGIIDPAGWATWMGTLGTDTCSFSEYENRGPGATLTGRVTWKGIVKLAPLDAENFTAGKFLQGDKWIPATGVPYSAGMMVV from the exons ATGACTTTCGGTTATAATAATAGCTCCGCCGCTGATGGTGCcgctaaaaagaagaagttCGCGATCATCGGTGTTTCATCGATCATCCTCGTAGCCATGGTGGTGGCTGTCGCCTTCGGTGTCAACGCCGGTAAAGAGAAAACCGTTGCTAGTTCGACACCCTCGTCTGATATCTCCACGTCTTCAAAATCTATCGAGTCTGTTTGCCAATCTACTGATTACCCACAAACTTGTCAGGACAGTCTGAAGAAAGTCGCCGGCAACACCAGCGACCCACATCAGCTGGTTCAGGCTGGTTTTCAGGCGGCCATTGAGTCACTTAAAGTGGCCATTGATAACTCTACAACGTTGAAGGAGGTGGCCAAGGATCCCATGGCTAAGAAAGCTCTGGACAATTGTAAGGTGTTGATGAACACCGCTATCACGGATCTTGAAACTTCATTCAAACAGGTTGGAGATTTTGAGATCAGCAAAATCAATGAGTACGTTGCTAACCTCAAAATCTGGCTCAGCGCCACCATCACCTATCAACAAACTTGCTTGGACGGATTTGAAAACACCACCGGACCAGCGGGACAGAAGATGAAGGACATTCTGACAATATCTAGCCAGCTTACCAGCAATGGACTCGCCATGGTGGGTGGGCTCTCTTCAGTTCTTCAGAATTTGGATCTTGGATTTTCCGGTCGCAGGCTTTTGGAGCAAGGCGGTGATGATTTCCCAGCATGGCTATCTCCGGCTAGAAAGAGACTCCTTGCTCAGACTCCGGCAACACTCAAGCCTAACATCATCGTTGCTAAAGACGCAACTGGACAATTCAAAACCATCGCTGACGCAATCAAAACTATTCCCATCAACTCGCCAACTACTTTTGTTGTCTACGTGAAAGCAGGAGTGTACAACGAGAGCGTCACCATCGCAAGGACCATGACCAATATTTTGTTGATCGGTGACGGTCCTACCAAGACTAAGATCACCGGAAACCTCAACTTTGCCGCTGGAGTCCCCGCTCTGAATACAGCAACAGTTT CAATCAACGGAAACAACTTCATGGCCAAGGACATCGGATTTGAGAACACAGCCGGACCTGAAGGACATCAAGCGGTGGCATTGATCGTAGAATCTGACATGTCAGTCTTCTACAACTGTCAAATCGATGGGTTCCAGAGCACACTCTACGCCCACACCTACCGTCAATTCTACCGTGACTGCTCCATCAGCGGCACCATCGACATCATCACCGGAGACGCCGCCGCAGTTTTCCAGAACTGTAAGCTTGTAGTAAGGAAGCCAGAAGATGACCAAAGCTGTTTCATCACAGCTCAGGCAAGGAACAACACCCGTCAGCCAACAGGATTCGTCCTCCAAAACTGCACCATCTCAGGCGACAAAGATTACTTGCCCGTCAAGGATGTTAGCCCAGCTTTCTTGGGGCGTCCAGTGAAGGAGTTCTCAAGGACCGTCGTCATGCAATCACAACTCGACGGTATAATTGACCCCGCAGGATGGGCAACATGGATGGGTACTTTGGGAACCGACACTTGCTCATTTTCTGAGTATGAGAACAGAGGACCCGGTGCTACATTGACCGGAAGAGTTACGTGGAAGGGCATTGTGAAGCTGGCTCCTCTCGATGCTGAAAACTTCACCGCCGGCAAGTTCCTACAGGGAGACAAATGGATTCCGGCCACCGGAGTTCCTTACTCCGCTGGGATGATGGTAGTGTAA